Genomic DNA from Methanofollis sp. W23:
AGGGATAAAACCGGGGTTCAGGCGTACGCTAGGGTCATTGCGAATTTTTCAGGCCTCACTCTTGCAGAAGAGAGAGATGGGGGATGGTTGACCATGCATCGACTTCCCCCTATATTCTTCTGCATGGGGTCTATTGAGAGATTCCAGATCTGGCGGTCAGGAAAATGTTCTGCATTTCTGGCTTTGTAAAAATCCTCTGGCTCTCTCTCTGGCGGGGGGTGTGCCGCCCCCCGAACCCCTGCGCCACGATTGGTCGTGGACGGCAATCCCTCTTCAGGGAGTTTGAATAGGTCTTTCCGGCCCAATCTTCTTCCCTGAGGTCAAGGCCGGACGGCAGAAAAGGGAGGGAGGAAGCCGCTGTATCGCTCCTGTACCTGGAAACATTGCGAGGGTTTCTACAGGACCGAAATTACCATCACCTCTACCAGTCGGCGAGATCACAGGGCATCTGATCTCTGGTTTGCGTTTACCGTATTCCCTGCTCTCTAAAACCTGGAAGCCAGAGTGAAATCCAACACTATATATATAGACGGATAATATGTGCCAGAGAGGAATATCTATGTTCCAACCGCGTCGCGACTACACGTATTTGATGCCGGTCCATTTCGGAGGATCCCTCTTTGATCCCGAGACGGTCGTCACGCAGCGATCGACCTCTCTGGCGCTCAGTTATGAGACCGAGAGAGAGAGTCTTGAACACTACATCCCTGAAGGATTTGAATTGTTGGCGCCTGAAGTGCAGGTCAACTTCAGCAAATTCACCGAGATCAACTGGATGCAGGGCGGGCAGTACAACCTCATCAATGTGGCGGCGCCGGTCAGGTTCCATGGGGAGAAGGACCAGGTGGATGGTGCGTACACCCTGGTGGTCTGGGAGAACAAGACCGCTCCGATCCTCGGGGGACGGGAGCAGACTGGTATTCCAAAGATTTATGCAGAGATCGAGGACCTGCACATCGTCAGGCCGCATTATGCCACGACAGTCAGTTACGAGGGGAACACCTTCCTCACCATGGACTTCGAGGCCACGGGAGCGGTCACCGGGGGAGACCTGGAGGCGGTAAAGACCCAGTTTGCGTCGATGAACACCCTGGGGTGGCGGTATATCCCGAAGGTGGGAGCGCCCGGTGCGGAATTGAGCCAGTTTGTCCTCTACCCACAGGGCATGGAGGTGGAATCAGCACAGGCAGGGCTGGGCACCCTCCAGTGGACCGAACTGACCCCGATGCAGAACCCTGCCCAGTATTACATCATCAACAGTCTTGCCGCGCTCCCGGTCAAAAGGGTGACGCAGGCGGTGCTGGCAGAAGGGACGGCCGTCCTTCGTGCGATGGGTGCGAGGGTCATCGAATGAGAGGTGGAACATATGGATGAGTATTATAATGGGAAGATCAGTCTTGTCACCGGCGCGAATTCGGGGATCGGGTATGCGGTGGCCGAGGAACTCCTGAAGAGGGGATCGGTCGTCTATCTGGCCGGCCGGAATCCAGAAAAAATCGCCAGGGCCGCGGCGCAACTCTCGACGTATGGGGACCGCGTCCACACGCTCGTCATGGACGTGACGGAGCAGGAGCAGGTGCAGCAGGGCATCGAGAAGACGGCGGCAGAGGCCGGCAGATTGGACTTCCTCTTCAACAACGCGGGGGTGGGGGGCACCATCCCATTCGAGCAGGCGAGCCTGGAGGACTGGAAGACGATCATCGATACCAATATCTGGAGCGTCATCTATGGAGTCCATTTTGCGATGCCGATCATGCTCGGGCAGGGCTCGGGCCATATCGTGAACACCAGTTCGATTGCAGGCATCATCCCGCCCCCGTTCCAGGCGCTCTATTCTCTCACGAAATACGGGGTGACCGGCATGACCGAGTGCCTGAAATACGAGTTTGCAGAGAAGGGGATTCACTTCTCGACCATCTGTCCTGCCAATATCGCGACCGCGATCTTCAACAAGAGCATCGACGGCAAAGCCCACGGCGACCTGCGGATCCCTGACGACGCCTATCCTGTCGAGAAGGCGGCGGCGCTGATCCTGGACCGGGTGGCGGAGCAGAGGGGGATCATCGTCGTGCCCGAGGATCCGAATACCGATGCCTGGAGGGGATATGTTCTTGGCGACCAGGA
This window encodes:
- a CDS encoding SDR family oxidoreductase, translated to MDEYYNGKISLVTGANSGIGYAVAEELLKRGSVVYLAGRNPEKIARAAAQLSTYGDRVHTLVMDVTEQEQVQQGIEKTAAEAGRLDFLFNNAGVGGTIPFEQASLEDWKTIIDTNIWSVIYGVHFAMPIMLGQGSGHIVNTSSIAGIIPPPFQALYSLTKYGVTGMTECLKYEFAEKGIHFSTICPANIATAIFNKSIDGKAHGDLRIPDDAYPVEKAAALILDRVAEQRGIIVVPEDPNTDAWRGYVLGDQEVEAQLYQMARERREAFEKGGTYF
- a CDS encoding acetoacetate decarboxylase family protein, encoding MFQPRRDYTYLMPVHFGGSLFDPETVVTQRSTSLALSYETERESLEHYIPEGFELLAPEVQVNFSKFTEINWMQGGQYNLINVAAPVRFHGEKDQVDGAYTLVVWENKTAPILGGREQTGIPKIYAEIEDLHIVRPHYATTVSYEGNTFLTMDFEATGAVTGGDLEAVKTQFASMNTLGWRYIPKVGAPGAELSQFVLYPQGMEVESAQAGLGTLQWTELTPMQNPAQYYIINSLAALPVKRVTQAVLAEGTAVLRAMGARVIE